The Crocinitomicaceae bacterium genome includes a region encoding these proteins:
- a CDS encoding tetratricopeptide repeat protein, whose protein sequence is MKKRERYRILVMMFWLFSAWQTYAGDKQFQIDSLNQIIETTTNDTVLVKAYMDLDNIIYASDPKLDKQINITVLGICNKKLVETSTLSKHEIYFYKKHKGAALNNLGVIAKTQGNLDSALFYNQESLKLKVEINDKKGVGNSYINIGSIYHQKGDLVTALNYYFKCLELRESIKDEKGIATLLINIGAIYHYQDDYANASKYYFESIERFKQLGDSKGVANAYSNLGTVYLEQGDSSKRAGNMEYANKKYDHALSNYELALRVDLELDSKIGIAKDYNNMGSANYKKGNLDTALVYFFKCAELRDALQIKSGLASCYYNIANIYYDKGNYNKSKQYGEKSYALAKEVNSILELNGASAVLHRTYKKLGKYKEALQMHEEWYMSEDSLSSKERSVQTIQQYYRYEYEKKSTADSVQNAKMQEVKDLQIQKQDAELNAKRNQQIALFGGLLLMLVFAVIMYNRFQVTRKQKHIIELQKEIVEEKQKEILDSILYAKRIQQAILPPDKTVRKHLPDHFILYLPKDIVAGDFYWLESKPDKILFAAADCTGHGVPGAMVSVVCNNGLNRSVRELNITTPGKILDKTREIVIQEFEKSEDDVKDGMDISLCAITPSSQMLEWAGANNPLWIIRNDQLIEFKPDKQPIGKIENAKDFTTQSIQLEQGDVIYVFTDGFQDQFGGEKGKKFKASQLKDLLLSISKEPMEQQKHILQKSLQSWRGSLEQVDDVCLVGVRV, encoded by the coding sequence TGGATCTTGACAATATCATTTATGCCAGTGATCCAAAACTTGATAAGCAGATCAATATCACGGTACTTGGTATCTGCAATAAAAAGTTGGTTGAGACTTCTACGCTTTCAAAACATGAAATTTATTTTTATAAAAAACACAAAGGTGCCGCCCTCAATAATTTGGGTGTTATTGCAAAAACACAAGGCAACTTGGATTCTGCTTTATTTTACAACCAAGAAAGTTTGAAGTTGAAAGTTGAAATCAATGATAAAAAGGGAGTAGGGAATTCATACATCAATATCGGAAGTATATATCATCAAAAAGGTGATTTGGTTACCGCACTGAATTATTATTTTAAATGTCTTGAATTGCGTGAGAGTATTAAAGATGAAAAAGGCATTGCTACCCTGTTGATTAATATTGGCGCAATTTATCACTACCAAGATGATTATGCCAATGCATCAAAATACTATTTTGAAAGTATTGAGCGATTTAAACAATTGGGTGATTCGAAAGGAGTTGCTAACGCCTATTCCAATTTGGGTACTGTATATCTTGAACAAGGTGATTCATCAAAGAGAGCCGGTAATATGGAGTATGCAAATAAAAAATATGATCATGCATTAAGCAATTATGAGCTGGCCTTGCGAGTAGATTTGGAATTGGATTCAAAAATTGGAATTGCCAAAGATTATAATAACATGGGTTCAGCAAATTATAAAAAAGGAAATTTAGATACTGCCCTTGTTTACTTTTTTAAATGCGCTGAATTGCGAGATGCTTTGCAGATTAAATCAGGTTTGGCATCATGCTATTATAATATTGCCAATATTTATTACGATAAAGGAAACTATAACAAATCAAAACAATACGGTGAAAAATCATATGCATTGGCAAAAGAAGTGAATTCAATTCTTGAATTGAACGGAGCATCTGCTGTTTTGCACCGCACATATAAAAAATTGGGAAAATATAAAGAAGCCTTGCAAATGCATGAAGAATGGTATATGTCTGAAGATAGTCTTTCAAGTAAAGAAAGATCAGTGCAAACCATTCAACAGTATTATCGTTATGAATATGAGAAAAAATCTACCGCTGACAGTGTTCAAAATGCAAAAATGCAAGAGGTAAAAGATCTTCAGATTCAAAAACAAGACGCTGAACTTAATGCAAAGAGAAATCAACAAATTGCCTTGTTTGGAGGACTTTTACTCATGCTGGTTTTTGCTGTGATTATGTACAACCGGTTTCAAGTAACGCGAAAACAAAAACACATTATTGAATTGCAAAAAGAAATTGTTGAAGAGAAGCAAAAAGAAATTCTGGATTCCATTCTCTATGCAAAAAGAATTCAACAAGCCATTTTGCCTCCTGATAAAACCGTGAGAAAACACTTACCTGATCATTTTATTCTATACCTACCCAAAGATATTGTTGCAGGAGATTTTTACTGGCTTGAATCAAAACCTGATAAAATATTATTTGCTGCTGCTGACTGCACGGGGCATGGTGTGCCGGGCGCAATGGTAAGTGTAGTTTGCAACAATGGACTTAACCGCAGCGTGCGTGAATTAAATATTACCACGCCCGGAAAAATTCTTGACAAAACACGTGAAATTGTGATTCAGGAATTTGAGAAAAGTGAAGATGATGTGAAAGATGGAATGGACATTTCACTGTGCGCAATAACACCATCAAGTCAAATGCTTGAATGGGCAGGCGCAAATAATCCGCTTTGGATAATTAGAAATGATCAATTGATTGAATTCAAACCGGACAAACAACCAATTGGAAAAATTGAAAATGCGAAAGACTTTACCACCCAATCAATTCAACTTGAACAGGGTGATGTGATTTATGTTTTTACAGATGGTTTTCAAGATCAGTTTGGTGGTGAAAAAGGCAAAAAATTCAAAGCCTCACAATTAAAAGATTTGCTACTTTCAATTTCCAAAGAACCCATGGAGCAACAAAAACATATTTTGCAAAAATCTCTTCAAAGCTGGCGCGGCTCATTAGAACAGGTGGATGACGTTTGCCTTGTTGGGGTTCGGGTTTAG
- a CDS encoding NifU family protein has product MDQTEKIEIALNSIRPFLQRDGGDVELVEVTKDNIVRVRLIGACESCSMSAMTLKAGIEEAVKNAIPEIKSVQAV; this is encoded by the coding sequence ATGGATCAAACTGAAAAAATAGAAATTGCACTCAACTCTATTCGCCCATTTTTACAAAGAGATGGTGGTGATGTAGAATTGGTAGAAGTAACAAAAGACAACATCGTTCGCGTGCGTTTGATTGGTGCTTGTGAATCATGTTCAATGAGTGCAATGACTCTAAAAGCCGGAATAGAAGAAGCGGTGAAAAATGCAATTCCTGAAATTAAATCTGTACAGGCGGTTTAG
- a CDS encoding enoyl-CoA hydratase/isomerase family protein produces the protein MNAINQGHVKYDINEKGIATIEFGHPMSNSLPGKILAQLAKTISDVSAMNSVKVIVLKSAGEKAFCAGASFDELISIKDLKSGTQFFSGFAMVINACRKSSKLIIGRVQGKAVGGGVGLAATADYCFATKNAEVKLSELAVGIGPFVVGPAVQRKVGLSAMSQLTINATEFQSAEWAKQKGLFAEVFDTVEEMDKAIDVLANKLAASNPEAMAKLKKIFWEGTENWDNLLKVRAGMSGELVLSEFTRNAINQFKSK, from the coding sequence ATGAACGCAATAAACCAAGGACACGTCAAGTACGACATCAACGAAAAAGGAATCGCTACGATTGAGTTTGGTCATCCAATGAGTAATTCACTGCCGGGAAAAATTCTGGCGCAATTGGCAAAAACAATTTCTGATGTGAGCGCCATGAATTCAGTTAAAGTAATAGTATTAAAATCTGCCGGTGAAAAAGCATTTTGCGCAGGAGCTAGTTTTGATGAATTAATCTCCATCAAAGATTTAAAAAGCGGTACTCAGTTTTTCTCAGGATTTGCCATGGTAATCAACGCCTGCAGAAAATCATCCAAACTCATTATTGGAAGAGTGCAAGGCAAAGCCGTGGGCGGCGGAGTTGGTTTGGCAGCCACTGCAGATTATTGTTTTGCAACAAAAAATGCTGAAGTAAAACTCTCAGAATTGGCAGTTGGAATTGGACCATTTGTTGTGGGACCCGCCGTGCAGAGAAAAGTTGGTTTGAGTGCCATGTCTCAACTCACAATTAATGCAACTGAATTCCAATCAGCCGAATGGGCAAAACAAAAAGGACTCTTTGCAGAAGTGTTTGACACGGTTGAAGAAATGGATAAAGCCATTGACGTGCTTGCCAACAAATTGGCAGCATCAAATCCTGAAGCCATGGCAAAACTCAAAAAAATATTCTGGGAGGGAACAGAAAACTGGGACAACTTGTTAAAGGTTCGTGCGGGGATGAGTGGTGAATTGGTATTGTCAGAATTTACGCGCAATGCCATCAATCAGTTTAAATCAAAATAG
- a CDS encoding four helix bundle protein, which translates to MNSDFEIVEESYTQYGEIKSYRDLLVWQKSMQLVIDIYALTNELPPDEKFGLSAQIRKAAVSVPSNIAEGWGRNSLGNYIQFLRIAYGSLCETETQLTICSMLGYINQDNGRDIKIKFEEIGKMLRSLIKKLEQKKPPQMPKT; encoded by the coding sequence ATGAATAGCGATTTTGAAATAGTTGAAGAAAGTTATACTCAGTACGGAGAGATTAAATCTTATCGTGATTTGTTGGTTTGGCAAAAATCAATGCAATTGGTTATAGATATTTATGCCTTAACGAATGAACTACCACCGGACGAAAAATTTGGATTATCAGCACAAATACGCAAAGCCGCTGTATCGGTTCCGTCTAATATTGCTGAAGGCTGGGGCAGGAATAGTCTCGGAAACTATATTCAATTCCTGCGAATTGCTTATGGGTCACTTTGCGAAACTGAAACTCAATTAACCATTTGTTCAATGCTTGGATACATTAATCAAGATAATGGGAGAGATATAAAAATTAAATTTGAAGAAATAGGAAAGATGCTCCGTTCGTTAATAAAAAAATTAGAACAAAAAAAACCACCCCAAATGCCAAAAACCTAA
- the paaZ gene encoding phenylacetic acid degradation bifunctional protein PaaZ, translating to MQVYQNYAQGKWVHGDGVETELFHAITGEQIGTCSSAGLDYAAMMQYAKSTGGKVLSKMTFQQRGLMLKELALFLMKNKKKYYEVSAWTGATRVDSWIDIEGGCGNLFANASLRRQFPDLPYYVDGTAVNLSKSGSFIGHHIMVPKKGVAIHINAFNFPVWGMLEKIAVNFLAGVPAIVKPSESTCYLTEVVVRDIVASGIVPEGALQLVCGLGRGILDHVTHEDVVTFTGSAATGKKLKASPNIVENSVPFNLEADSLNAAILGADAVPGTPEFDIFVKEVQKEITIKAGQKCTSVRRIIVPENLIDDVQKALASRLAKNTMGDPADANVRMGSLASKLQVERVKHNVELLMKEQKIVIGDLDNFDVISADKNKGAFFPAIVFRNDDPFKNQGVHNIECFGPVSTIMPYKTLDDAIEIARMGKGSLVSSIITADDEIAREYVLGASTSHGRIHVLNRRCADESTGHGSPMPMLTHGGPGRAGGGEEMGGKRGVLHYLQRTAIQGHPQTITKITEQFQIGADMPEATPHVFRKHFEELQVGETVFTHKHTVTDADIVNFANVSGDNFYAHMDATSLEGTLFERRVAHGYFILSKAAGLFVDPKKGPVLLNYGIDEARFTKPVYPGATIGVRFTVKEKINQEKRNESDVAKGIVKFLVDIYDETGETVGIATILTMVKKLEQG from the coding sequence ATGCAAGTATATCAGAATTATGCCCAGGGTAAATGGGTACATGGTGATGGTGTAGAAACCGAATTATTCCATGCCATAACCGGAGAACAAATTGGTACCTGTTCATCAGCAGGATTAGATTATGCCGCCATGATGCAATATGCAAAATCAACAGGCGGTAAAGTACTCAGTAAAATGACATTTCAACAGCGAGGTTTAATGCTGAAAGAACTGGCACTTTTTCTGATGAAAAATAAAAAGAAATATTATGAAGTAAGTGCTTGGACAGGCGCCACGCGTGTTGATTCATGGATTGATATTGAAGGTGGTTGCGGAAATTTATTTGCCAATGCATCACTGCGCAGACAGTTCCCTGATTTACCTTATTACGTTGATGGAACCGCAGTGAATCTTTCTAAATCAGGTTCATTTATTGGACATCACATCATGGTGCCTAAAAAAGGGGTTGCCATTCATATCAATGCGTTTAATTTCCCGGTTTGGGGAATGCTTGAAAAAATAGCTGTCAATTTTCTTGCCGGTGTTCCGGCTATTGTGAAACCGTCTGAATCTACGTGTTATCTTACTGAAGTAGTGGTGCGTGATATTGTTGCCAGCGGTATTGTTCCTGAAGGCGCCCTGCAATTAGTTTGCGGTTTAGGGCGTGGTATTTTAGATCATGTAACACATGAAGATGTGGTGACTTTTACCGGCTCAGCAGCAACGGGAAAAAAATTAAAAGCTTCGCCAAACATCGTTGAAAATTCTGTCCCTTTTAATCTTGAAGCTGATTCGTTGAATGCTGCAATACTTGGTGCTGACGCAGTTCCCGGCACGCCTGAGTTTGATATTTTTGTCAAAGAAGTTCAAAAAGAAATCACCATAAAAGCAGGACAAAAATGTACATCCGTACGCCGTATCATTGTCCCTGAAAATTTAATTGATGATGTACAGAAAGCATTGGCATCTCGCCTTGCAAAAAACACCATGGGAGATCCTGCTGATGCGAATGTTCGCATGGGTTCTCTTGCTTCCAAATTACAAGTTGAGCGTGTAAAACACAACGTTGAATTATTAATGAAAGAGCAGAAAATTGTCATTGGTGATTTGGATAATTTTGATGTGATTAGTGCAGATAAAAATAAGGGAGCATTTTTTCCTGCAATCGTTTTCAGAAATGATGATCCGTTTAAAAATCAAGGAGTACATAATATAGAATGTTTTGGACCGGTGTCTACCATTATGCCTTATAAAACATTAGATGATGCTATTGAAATTGCGCGCATGGGTAAAGGTTCATTAGTTTCTTCCATTATAACTGCAGATGATGAAATTGCAAGAGAATATGTATTAGGCGCATCAACATCACATGGTAGAATACATGTATTAAATCGTCGTTGTGCAGATGAAAGTACAGGACATGGATCACCCATGCCTATGCTAACTCATGGTGGCCCTGGGCGTGCCGGCGGTGGCGAAGAGATGGGAGGAAAAAGAGGCGTGCTTCATTATTTACAACGCACCGCCATTCAAGGGCATCCGCAAACAATTACAAAAATTACTGAACAGTTTCAGATTGGTGCAGATATGCCAGAAGCAACTCCACATGTATTCAGAAAACATTTTGAAGAATTACAAGTTGGAGAAACTGTTTTCACACACAAGCACACAGTGACTGATGCAGATATTGTAAATTTTGCCAATGTAAGCGGTGATAATTTTTATGCACACATGGATGCAACATCTCTGGAAGGAACTTTGTTTGAACGCAGAGTTGCTCACGGATATTTCATTCTCTCAAAAGCAGCAGGTTTATTTGTTGACCCAAAAAAAGGTCCGGTACTTTTGAATTACGGAATTGATGAAGCACGATTTACAAAACCGGTTTATCCCGGCGCAACTATTGGCGTAAGATTTACGGTAAAAGAAAAAATAAATCAAGAAAAACGCAATGAATCAGATGTTGCAAAAGGCATTGTAAAATTTTTGGTAGACATTTATGATGAGACAGGAGAAACGGTAGGGATTGCAACTATATTGACGATGGTGAAGAAGTTGGAGCAGGGATAG
- a CDS encoding Fic family protein, producing MNHFEEYLHQGEPNKAEKAKVWKVAIGLQQVDGLKTSEYLLQTASQNIEGDITIEEVKKRLDNYYKQHPPKSDEDRTEEADKVAARITEILSEKTFTFSPVEYMSIHRRLFSGIYKHAGQIRKYNITKQEWVLDGETVLYGSANSLKSTIEFDFKEEKLFNYSGMNLNNIIEHVASFISNLWQIHLFGEGNTRTTAIFLIKYLRKLGFKDVNNDLFENHSLYFRNALVRANYEDLSKGIYKTNKFLLLFFDNLLQNKNHTLKNRNLHVAAVTKDIDPVYDPVNDPVKTAMIKLILADKNITIEMLSTKLNVSTSTIKRKIRELKSEAKLERAGSDKKGFWRINIGS from the coding sequence ATGAATCATTTTGAAGAATATTTACATCAGGGAGAACCTAACAAAGCAGAAAAAGCGAAAGTTTGGAAAGTTGCAATTGGTTTGCAACAAGTTGATGGTTTAAAAACCTCTGAGTACTTACTACAAACTGCCAGTCAAAATATTGAGGGCGACATCACAATTGAGGAAGTAAAAAAACGTCTTGATAACTATTACAAACAACACCCTCCAAAAAGTGATGAAGATCGCACAGAAGAAGCGGACAAAGTTGCAGCACGAATTACAGAAATTCTAAGTGAAAAAACCTTCACATTTTCACCGGTTGAATATATGTCCATTCATCGCAGATTGTTCAGTGGAATTTATAAGCATGCCGGGCAAATTAGAAAATATAATATCACAAAACAAGAATGGGTTCTTGACGGAGAAACTGTTTTATACGGCAGTGCGAATAGCTTAAAATCAACTATTGAATTTGACTTCAAAGAAGAGAAATTATTCAACTATTCAGGCATGAATTTGAATAATATCATTGAACACGTTGCAAGTTTTATTTCTAATTTGTGGCAAATTCACCTATTTGGTGAAGGCAATACAAGAACGACGGCAATTTTTTTAATCAAGTATCTTAGAAAGCTTGGCTTTAAAGATGTAAATAATGATTTGTTCGAAAACCATTCTCTGTACTTTAGAAACGCACTAGTCCGCGCAAATTATGAAGATCTTTCAAAAGGAATTTACAAAACAAATAAATTTCTGCTCCTATTTTTCGACAACCTTCTTCAAAATAAAAATCACACGCTTAAAAATAGAAATCTTCACGTAGCAGCCGTTACAAAAGATATTGACCCTGTATATGACCCTGTAAATGACCCAGTAAAAACTGCCATGATAAAATTAATTCTCGCTGATAAAAATATAACTATCGAGATGTTAAGCACAAAGTTAAATGTAAGTACCAGCACGATAAAACGAAAAATAAGAGAACTTAAAAGTGAAGCTAAACTTGAACGAGCTGGAAGCGATAAAAAGGGATTTTGGAGAATTAATATAGGTTCGTAA
- a CDS encoding DUF922 domain-containing protein, translated as MKKFFPIVSLLIITSVALISSINKKTDEGTERDKNYVYWDERQVSWDDFKGKVPSSSPYEAITWSAIRFSYGGIGDELNITVETIFDPKQSWKTKNVNDHILNHEQRHFDITEVFARILRKDLLEKNFSKYETLDDEISKLFQTNFDDCEKMQDKYDAETDHSKNKEIQTTWDQKISHMLDSLNDWSGTEYRLNVGYLLTE; from the coding sequence ATGAAAAAGTTTTTTCCAATTGTTTCGCTTCTGATTATTACCTCGGTTGCGTTGATATCTTCAATAAATAAAAAAACAGATGAAGGTACTGAACGAGACAAAAATTACGTTTATTGGGATGAGCGTCAAGTAAGCTGGGATGATTTTAAAGGAAAGGTTCCTTCTTCAAGTCCTTATGAAGCAATCACATGGTCAGCCATTAGATTTTCATACGGCGGAATTGGAGATGAATTGAACATTACCGTAGAAACTATTTTTGATCCAAAACAATCCTGGAAAACAAAAAATGTGAATGATCATATACTCAATCATGAACAAAGGCATTTTGATATCACAGAAGTTTTTGCACGCATTTTACGCAAAGATCTGCTTGAAAAAAATTTCTCGAAATACGAAACTCTGGATGACGAAATAAGTAAACTTTTTCAAACTAATTTTGATGACTGTGAAAAGATGCAAGATAAATATGATGCAGAAACAGATCATTCAAAAAACAAAGAAATTCAAACAACTTGGGATCAAAAAATAAGTCACATGCTTGATTCATTAAACGATTGGTCAGGTACTGAGTACAGATTAAATGTTGGGTATTTATTGACGGAATGA
- a CDS encoding globin: MENHQTIYQQLGDDTLMLLLRNFYDKVFTSSVIGHMFTKTSKDEILDKQYCFLTQFLGGPLRYTEKYGHPRMRERHLAHPINTEARDEWLRLMKAAIEQSVDDPQLQIALYNCFPAVANHMVNR, encoded by the coding sequence ATGGAAAACCATCAAACAATCTATCAACAATTAGGAGATGACACTCTCATGCTACTTTTACGTAATTTTTACGACAAGGTTTTTACTAGTTCTGTGATCGGTCACATGTTCACCAAAACCAGTAAAGACGAGATATTAGACAAGCAGTATTGTTTTCTTACCCAATTTTTAGGAGGCCCTTTGCGGTACACTGAAAAGTATGGTCATCCACGCATGCGTGAGCGTCATTTAGCCCACCCAATCAATACTGAGGCACGAGATGAATGGTTGCGTTTAATGAAGGCTGCCATTGAACAAAGCGTAGATGACCCTCAGTTACAAATTGCCTTGTACAATTGTTTTCCGGCTGTGGCCAACCACATGGTTAACCGTTAA
- a CDS encoding OmpA family protein: MHYSSSFADCFGAVEVYDYTVESQIQFPGNYGQRDDFINMYPDFHEVNSVWLRLEPNVDGKFEFEIYTENNVDFSYLLFRADDNTFCEKLEANQVTPILTDMSMYYEKGAEDEPRQENFKPSVAASMGDVFYLLIHTNSTYTGKVRVKFNRIGQVGTTKSKVQDFRKDKSDHFVRLKIRDKDTGEPVEANLIINGVNQDNALFMGTDFIFSATSAKTLHIESNTQGYFIYVRDITMEKDPDTDTEIVIELERLAPGKKLLLEDIKFSQDSDEFLPISMPALKRLLDFLALNETVRIEIQGHVNDPGNKDPKHSQQLSENRAKAVKKWLKDNGIDESRLEAVGYGATEMVYEKPKNAEEEEANRRVTIMIIE; encoded by the coding sequence ATGCATTATTCCAGCTCGTTTGCTGATTGTTTTGGCGCGGTTGAAGTATATGACTATACCGTAGAATCGCAAATTCAGTTCCCGGGCAATTACGGGCAACGGGATGATTTTATTAATATGTATCCTGATTTTCATGAGGTGAATTCTGTTTGGCTGCGTCTTGAACCAAATGTTGACGGCAAGTTTGAATTTGAAATTTATACTGAAAATAATGTGGATTTCAGCTATCTCCTTTTTAGGGCAGATGACAATACCTTTTGTGAAAAACTTGAAGCCAATCAGGTGACCCCCATTCTCACAGACATGTCTATGTATTATGAAAAAGGTGCTGAAGATGAACCACGGCAAGAAAATTTCAAACCAAGTGTTGCCGCATCTATGGGTGATGTCTTTTATCTTTTGATTCATACCAACTCAACCTATACCGGAAAAGTGCGAGTAAAATTTAATCGCATTGGTCAGGTGGGTACCACAAAATCAAAAGTGCAGGATTTCAGAAAAGACAAATCAGATCATTTTGTCCGATTAAAAATTCGTGATAAAGACACCGGTGAGCCGGTAGAGGCAAATCTGATCATTAACGGCGTTAATCAAGATAATGCATTGTTCATGGGTACTGATTTTATTTTTAGTGCAACCTCTGCAAAAACCTTGCACATAGAATCTAACACGCAGGGATATTTTATTTATGTACGTGATATTACGATGGAAAAAGATCCGGATACGGATACAGAAATTGTAATTGAATTAGAACGATTGGCACCGGGTAAAAAACTCTTGTTAGAGGATATCAAGTTTTCTCAAGATTCAGATGAATTTTTACCCATATCAATGCCTGCGTTAAAACGACTACTTGATTTTTTAGCTCTAAATGAAACGGTGCGCATTGAAATACAAGGTCATGTGAATGATCCGGGAAATAAAGATCCAAAACATTCACAACAGCTTTCTGAGAATCGCGCAAAGGCGGTTAAAAAATGGTTGAAGGATAACGGAATTGATGAATCTCGTTTAGAAGCGGTTGGTTACGGCGCAACAGAAATGGTATACGAAAAACCAAAAAATGCCGAAGAAGAAGAGGCGAATAGAAGAGTAACAATTATGATCATTGAATAA
- the tsaB gene encoding tRNA (adenosine(37)-N6)-threonylcarbamoyltransferase complex dimerization subunit type 1 TsaB, with translation MSLILHLETATKTCSVCLSQNGNLLALKEETTVEFSHAENLNVFIEEVLKQAGKKLNDLNAVAVSEGPGSYTGLRIGTSSAKGLAYALDIPVIAVNSLLSLAALVKTDKDFICPMFDARRMEVFAAVYDSSLNEIKATEAVILDEHSFTDLLENKSVLFLGPGAMKCKDVLQHANAFFDTDTLVSSRGMVQRANEKFSQKDFVNLAYFEPFYLKDFVAGEKKNKA, from the coding sequence ATGTCACTCATCTTACATCTTGAAACCGCTACCAAAACTTGTTCTGTTTGTCTTTCACAAAACGGTAATTTGCTTGCACTTAAAGAAGAAACTACCGTTGAGTTTTCTCATGCTGAAAATCTTAATGTTTTCATCGAAGAGGTTTTAAAACAAGCCGGAAAAAAATTGAATGATCTGAATGCTGTTGCCGTAAGTGAAGGACCCGGTTCATATACCGGTTTGCGTATTGGAACATCGTCTGCCAAAGGCCTTGCTTATGCATTGGATATTCCTGTCATTGCGGTGAATTCATTACTCTCTCTTGCTGCATTAGTTAAAACAGATAAAGATTTTATTTGTCCCATGTTTGATGCGCGGCGCATGGAAGTTTTTGCAGCGGTGTATGATTCGTCATTGAATGAAATAAAAGCTACAGAAGCTGTAATTCTGGATGAACATTCGTTTACTGATTTACTTGAAAATAAATCGGTGCTTTTTCTTGGACCTGGTGCAATGAAATGTAAAGATGTACTTCAACATGCTAACGCATTTTTTGATACCGATACGTTGGTCTCATCTCGCGGAATGGTGCAACGTGCAAATGAAAAATTCAGCCAAAAAGATTTTGTCAATTTGGCGTACTTTGAACCCTTTTATCTGAAAGATTTTGTAGCCGGAGAAAAGAAAAATAAGGCTTAA